The genomic interval CCTCATCTCATACTGTCTATCCAGGTGGaacactcccccctccccccaccacacatCAGAGGGAACCCAGGACCTAGGTGTTCTTAGCTCCAAGTCCTGCTGGCACAGCAAAGGGAGGCGGGGCCACGGTTTTTGCTGGGTCTCAGATTCCTCTGGGACACCAGGCCAGTCCCTCCCTCCAGACTGGGGCCCATGGCAGGGGCAGCCAGAAAGGACAAGAGTCCATTGGGGCATCCACTAAcgctgctcccccctccccccacgacCTCCTGCAAGACACGACCCGGAACCAACTCCCCATGTCCCCCTCTCACGGAGCTCCAGGAGCCCCACCACTGGGCATGGATGCATGTCGGCCGATCGCGGTCCACAGAACCCCCAAATGGAGGCCAAGGCTGGAGGATGACAGAAAGAGGATCCTCGGGGTGTGAAGGGGGTCCCCGGTGCCATGTGCAAGGAaaggaggcggaggagggggtACAGGGGCAGCGGGAGAGCTCATGGGGGACGCGAGCGGGGTCCAGGGGACGCGCGGTGGGTTTGGGGGGCGCCGGACTCACCTACCTCTCTTCAGCGCCGCCATTGCCGGTCACATGACTGAGGCTGTTGCTGGGATGACGGTCTGGGCCTTAGCAACAAGGGGGGGGGACTCCGAAAAGGTGGGGGGAGTCTAAAGGGGGTGCAAactgagggaaagggaaagagggctGAACCCCCCTCCGGTGACAATCACCGTTTCCTTTGACCCCTTCTatcctccagcccctgcccttcCGCCTCAAAACAAAAATGGAGGTTCCGTCCCAGTCTTTGCTGGGAGTGGCGTCGTGGAACTGAGGGTAGGAGGTTAAAGCCCTTAGAGACGCCACCCTCCTCGCTACCCACTCCCCGAGCCCGCTCCCTGTTCTCTAGCTGGCTGCGTGCCGCTTCTGGTACCTGgtggtggatgggtgggtgaggagtggcGTCTAGGTAGATGGGGCAGACGGAGCCAATTGTGATTTTTATGCTAAAAGGCCTTTGACGAATAATATGGGATGGGAAGAAGAGTCATAGTGGAAAAGAAAAGCAGTGGATGTAAAAAATACACCCCAGGACTAAACTATTTCAGTCACTTCCCTCATCTGTCGCCCTTTTCTAGATTATCTTCTGGGACCCCCCACAACCCACTCCCAGATGGGTATTGGCAAGTGCCTGTTTTCTTTCCACAAATACTGAGGCTGGTGCAGAATGGGaagcaaatgtttttaaaaaaaacattggaGTGGGGGTGGTGTCTTCCCACATCAGATCTCAACCCTCAGTCCAACTCACTTCCCTGGGGCCACATCAAGCCAGGTTTTTCCACCAGCCAGAGACCTCCTCAGCCAAGCAGTACTGGATCTCCCaagactggcaacctctgtccaCCCACCCCCTTTCTTCACTCCCCTCTGGACTGGAGGGTTGGTCACTTTCTTCACTTTCCCAGGACCCTGCTGTACTATTCCTGCCCTGGGAGGACATCTTTTTCAGGAAGCCTAGGGGAAACTGAGTTTCTTCTTTTAGATACTGGGCTGAGAGAATCCCTCTCTCCTGTACAGAGTTCAGGATGTGACTAAGCCCAGAACCCTAGGGGATGAGGAAAGGTCACACTGTCAGAGTTCTTTTCCTATAGCTTAACTTTCACAAAGCTGGAGAAGAAGTGTCCATTCCCATGCACAATCCTCACCTTTTAAGTTCACAGCCACCTACCTAGAAACCCACATCCTTAGGGACCCAACATCTTAAAGATCAGATATTATCCATCTGGTGGTTTCTGCAACCCTAAGCACTGGCTTCTTTAGAAAAGGGGggaaaccctggctggttggctcagtggtagagtgtcagcctggcatgtggatgtcccagttcgattcctggtcagagcacacagaagtgaccatctgcttctccaccctctccttcacctctatctctttcttcccctcctgcagccatggctagattggctGGAGTGCATAGGCCTGGGacactggggatggttctgtggagcctctgcctcaggcgctaaaaatagctcagttggagcacggccccagatgggcagagcattggccccaaacagggTTTGCTGGGGAAATCTTTgtcggggtgcatgtaggagtctatttcccctcctttcacttggaaaaggaagaaaaaaaagaaatacttcattAAATGTAACAAACAGTATGTACAGGTGTAATATGTTTATTGAATCTCTCACTTCCTGGGCCCCTGCACTGTTACTTTAATAAAATCAtagaccagcctgacctgtggtggcacagtagatcaaGGGTTGACCTGAAAAGTTGAGGTCaacggttcaaaaccccgggcttccccagtcaaggcacatacagaaggcaactactacaagttgatgcttcccgctcctctcccctcatttcaataaataaaatatatatttaaaaaaaaagaaagaaaaggggggggggagacagagagaggcatttCTGTGAAGGAATTTGGATCCaataatttaatttctatataGTGACAGCAATGGGAGTAAATACACAAGATCTTTtctattaataaaacaaaaaagatgaataTTAGAAGCAACAAATGAGCAGTATAGACTGCTCATGATATGTCATCCACATGGTCAGAAAACCCATTTCTAAAGAACAACAGTTGCTAGTATCATGGAGTTTTATTGCATTCAACAGGGAAAAGGGAGATAGTTGGAATGAAAATGACTCATCAGGCTCTGGACAGGAAGGTATCATAAGGGCTCTAATCCTTAACTGGGACTCCTCTTGTTACTTCCTTTGGAGCAGAAGATGGAGGGGAGAAAGGAATTCTTATGACCTTGTGACTTCTTATGAAATGGATCGGTCCAGCCAGATGCAGAGCAAAGAATCTCTGCAACCCCAAAGGCCAGTTGCTGGTGtccatctatatattttttaaaaatgatgcctATAGAGGATAGCAAGAACAATGGCTGCCTTTGCAACAAAGGCATTAGAGGATAGGGAGGACAATACTGGGCTCTCAGGGTCCTCTACATTCTGAGAATGTCATGCATCAACTCAACTATATATCTTTGGAGGGGGCTGGCTGACTCCTCTCTGGGGGTGGAGATCAAAGATGACAAAGAAGGCCATCTGTCCTCTGGGAGACACAGTAGCAATAAGATGGGACAGAAGAGAACAGAATTAACATATCCAACTAGAAAAGGGGTTTGAGAAAGGCTGGGGGAAAGAAGTATGCTGGGCACACACCTCCAGGGCCATAGAGGAGGTTTCCACACTTGAGACCTCCATCCTCTTGAAATGACCAAGGTTGACCTAGGTGGAGATATTCCCTTCTCCTGGGAATAAAACCTCAGGGATGGCTAGACATGAAGAAAGGGAATTTAACACGGGGAACAAACCTTACACTCCTGGCCTAGCCTACAGAACTGgcaacccccaccaccaccaccaccaccactgaacGGTTCCAGTGCCAGAAGGGGTGTAAGGTCCTGGGGAAGAGCAGCAATAGTCAAACACTTTCATCTAGGCTTGAATGCTTTGGTCATCCATCTCTGGGCTCTTGTGCCCAGAAGTACAGAGATGGGGGTGGAAGCTGGGTGAGGGAAGACATTGGAGAGAGTAATCAGTCCTTGACAGACACTTTTCTCCAGGTCTCTGCATAACATAAGTCCTTTTAGTTCCCATCTCCATGAGGTGCCAGCCTGCTGATCACTCTCCACCCTACCTCCGTGTGTAAAACTGGCCATATCCCACCATGTGTGCATGCCTGCAACCATATTTGTAGTATCTTGAAAGTCTTGACTCCCAGGGCCTACTGAGAAGGAAGTATGCCACAGTGAGTTCTATAAAGTTATCAGCAAAATTCAAACATTCTTAGTTCATCCCACAGAGCAAAGTGCATCCAGAGTAGTTCCTTGAGCTAGGTAGGTCCATCAGTCAGATCCGGAAGAGGGCACCTCCCCTCAGCTCCTTGTAGGATATAGAAACAAcataacattttacaaaaatcaAGGCACTTAGGAGAGAATGAACAGTAACATTCTAATGAAGCAAACAGACTTgttggaggggagggagagaggggagaaaactagacaaaggggagaaaagatgatgtATCTCTGAGGGCCAGGAAGAGTCTACTCAAGAAGATGGAGTTATTAGGATGGAAAGAGCCTGTAGCCTGAATTCAGcaaggaggaagagaagtagTGACCAGAACATCCACAATTCCTCCAAGCCTCTGAGAACCCCAACACCTTGAACATAAAGCAGCAGTCACCATGAAGTCGCTTAGGCAAAGATGTTGGTAATAAAATCCAGGAATCGCTTAGCATACTGCTCAGGATGGACAGTAGAGATCTCTGCTCCGGCCTGTAAGAGGAATACGATGTCAGGCCATCCGCCACTCTTCTCCATTCCCCACCCTGATCCCACTCCCCCACCATTTCCATACCCAACACTTCATACTTTTGCCAACCCATTGCTCTGGCACAGAAGGCTCTCTCTTCCCAAGGAATAGtcaagacaggaaaggaaaggccTTGCAAAGCCCTCACCCCGTGCTTGACAGTTTTGGCTGCATGAGCTGCTTTCTTCTTGGCATCATACTGCGTCAGGATATCAATGAGGCCCATGAAATAAACCTCCTTTTGGGGGGCCCCTGGAGAGAGTAACCAGCAATGAAGAGCAAGTATAGTCCCAATTTCCTCTCCCCAGGAACCAGTCAGATATGTTTGGAAAAGCTAACCCACCTCTCCACCCAGCACCCTGGTCTCTGTCCCACAAGGACTGCCCCCCCCACTCTTAAAAGTTTCCAGGATTCCTCTTACCCTCAGCACTCCGGATGGCGTAGACATCAATGAAGGATTCAAACTCTCCAGGGCCCAGGGGCAGATGAGAATGGATGCAGCCACCAATACCCTCAGGGGAGGTGCCATAGGAGCCCACCAGAGCAGTAGGTCCAGGCAGGCCACAGTCCCCATCCCCCTCTGACTCCTCTTCCCGCAcaggcccctcctcctcctctggttCAGAGCCCCGAACTATGTCGTGTATGCCCAGCAGAAGGCTGTAGTCCATGATCTTCAGCTGCACTAGGAACTGAGGCCCCATTGGCAAATCAGATACCCCCAatctccctccccactcccaggtATCTCCCTTCTACCCCTCCTACCCCTGAACTTCTGGAGCCCTCCTTGGGAAAGGAAGTATAAAAATTGAATACCACTACCCTTTAATATTAAGATCATCCTTTCAGCTCATTCCAGTCACTCGCTCCATGGGTAACCTCTAGGGGGTTTTCAAGTCTCAGACCCAACTCCTTAACATATAGAGAACCCAAAGGataaagggaagaggaggagttCCCTCATATTGTGAATAGAGAGATAACTACCCTAAGGGCagcaaaaaaggaaacaaagccaTTTCCCAGAGCACCCCAATCATCACCTCCACATCTCTCTTTAGCTTCTCTAGAAATACTTTCTTCTCCGCTTCACCAATATAAACTTTCTGGTTCTTGTTGAGAAAGTCCATATCCTTAAGGGTGGGCAACTCCTTAACCTGAGAATAAGTAAAGGGACACTTTGGGAATATATTCCTTCCCCCAAGGTCTCAGAGAACCCTGCTCTATCCAGGGCTCTATCTCTAACTCAGTGGTTGCTAGGGGAGAGAGATCTTGCAGCCCTTCTCTCACTTAACTCCACCCTGGATGATGCCCCAGTCAGTTCTCACCTCCAATGGCTTCCCCAGACTCAGTCACTGCAGCTGTAACCCAAATCATATTCCACTACTTTCTGCTATGGTTTTCATTAAGGTCCTCCACactgacttttctttcttcttattaagCAAAAATACCCGCTCCAATAGGACAGCCCAGAGTGAGTGGTAGAAGTTAAACATTTTGCTCATCAAGTCTGACATCCTCACCCATCCCCCAACCTTCCACATAGAATAATCCATGACAAAGCAGCTGTTCCCCTGCCCCTTCTGCACAATCCCTGAAATAGAACAAATTTCCATCTCTCTTGTCAGCGGTTTAAGATAAGAATAAATAGCTGGTAATCCCTGCCTCCTTATCCTAAGAAGATCCCTTTCATCTACCCTCCCCTATCCCTCACCCTAAAATTAGAATCACCTTTTCCTTATCGCTGGCTTCCCGAGACACTAGGGAGCCCTGTGGAGAGACCCAAATACTAATCAGCAGAAGTGGTTAAAAGAACAGTCAAGATCCAgcgtcttgccctggccggttggctcagcggtagagcgtcggcctggcgtgcgggggacccgggttcgattcccggccagggcacataggagaagcgcccatttgcttctccacccccccccctccttcctctctgtctctctcttcccctcctgcagccaaggctccattggagcaaagatggcccgggcgctggggatggctccttggcctctgccccaggcgctagagtggctctggtctccgcagagcgatgccctggaggggcagagcattgccccctggtgggcagagcgttgcccctggtgggcgtgccaggtggatccccgtctggcgcatgcgggagtctgtctgtctctccccgtttccagcttcagaaaaatacaaaaatacaaaaaaaaaaaaaaaaaagatccagcgTCTAAGACGAGCACCCAAACCCATCCATagccttcttttctttaaaatgaatcatCTAGTGCCCTCCCAGGACCTTCTCATTGTCAGGCCATGAGGAGCCTCCCCCTCCACCAGAGCTATCTTCTCCGCACCTTGAGGTCATACTTCCTGTGCACAGGAAGACGGTGGCTAAACATGTTGCGCATCACAAGCATGTAGCTGTCTTCATTGTCCACGCTAACTCGGTACATCCCCAGAAACTGGGGCAGCAGCGTGTTGCCATGGCACTTCACAATGTACTGGGATGGAAGGTAGGAAGGAATGGGAAGAGGCTGAGCACCACATATGCAAAGAACCCAGGGATGGGTATTCAAACACTATCATTCCAGAGTGAGCAGAATACTTCAACTAGAGAGGTTGCAAGAAAGTCAAAAGTGGTGGCAGCTTTCTAAAGATGCCCCTGGTTATTATGAAGTTTTTGGATCCTTATCTCTTCTGATTCATTTGCATAATGTCTCGATTTTAAAGTATCCTTTCTCATTTCCTATTTATCATTCTTTCAGATGGGAAATGTAggtatttttatccttattttagaCCCTTTTTATATGCAAACAGTCACAGGATTAGATATTTCATCTGTTTATCAGCAAATTGATTTTATCCAGACCAATGTTTCTCTGTGGCCTAAATTCCCCTAGTAAAAATGTTGATGTTTGgaacccttttcttttcttttttttttagtgagaggagagagaaaggaaaggagagagatgagaagcatcacttctttgttgcggcaccttagttgtttattgattgctttctcgtatgtgccttgactgagggctatagcagagcaagtgaccccttgctcaagctagtgacttgggctcaagtcagcgaccttgagctggaagccagtgacttttgggctcaagccagcaaccagggggtcatgtctatgatcccatgctcaaactggcaaccctgcactcaagctggtgagcccgcattcaaggcggtgacttcagggtttcaaacctgggtcctcagcataccaggccaatgctctatccactacaccactgcctggccaggctataatttggattctttaaaaaaaattattcctcttTCAATGctactctccttctctctctctctcatttctgctTACTTCACTTCATAGCCAACCTTCTCAGAAAAAACAGTCAGCAATCAATCCACTTCCTATCTCTCATTTCCCATCTGAAAGAATGATAAATAGGAAATGAGAAAGGATATCTTTCACCTCAAACCGGTGAAATCAATACAGggagtcctcgggttacgacagtctcaacataaaaCATTtcgagttggccctggccggttggctcagtggtagagcgttggcctcgcgtgcgggggacccgggttcgattcccggccagggcacataggagaagcgcccatttgcttctccatccccccccctccttcctctctgtctctctcttcccctcccacagccaaggctccattggagcaaagatggcctgggcgctggggatggctccttggcctctgccccaggcgctagagtggctctggtcgcggcagagcaacgccccggaggggcagagcatcgccccctggtgggcagagcgacgccctggtgggcgtgccgggtggatcacggttgggcgcatgcgggagtctgtctgactgtctctccctgtttccagcttcagaaaaatacaaaaaacaaacaaacaaacaaacaaaaaaaaatttcgaGTTGACGATGCTCACTTGCATAAAAACTTAGAACaactgagatgtgagtgttttggtttACTCCACTAGtgtcgtacttatggactacgcaggcgaactagtttggttgcatgcagaACACGCAGTGATGCagcatatttgtgtttttatgtgcTAGATGAtggttttacaactgtgttaggataggtaagtgacttaggctgaGGTGTATTTCGACTTACACCAGAAGtcggttatgtcactgttgtaggaacagaactgtgttgtaaccagaggaccccctgtatataccCTCATTTCTCCTCTGAAATCTCTCTACTCCTTCCTCCCCCAAATCCCTCAGTTGCCAAACCCTATGAGTATTTAGtcagtatttatatatatcaacTGAATGGCACTTGATACTACCGATCAGCCTCTCCTTACAACTCTCCTCACACTCAGCTCTCATTAGACTACTCTTCCAATTCCCCTCTTCTCTGTTCTCCAATCCGGTTAGGAATGAAGTagggcaaaaataattaaaagtgtcCATTCAGCTCGATcagtggtaacacagtggatagagtgtagacctgtgacgctgaggtcccaggtttgaaaccccgaggtcaccagcttgaaatgcaggctcacgagcttgagcgcagggtcactggcttgagcaaggggtcactggcttggctggagctcccctaccccagtcaaggcacatatgagaagtatacaatgaacaactaaagtgcctgcaactatgagttgatgcttctcatctctttcccttcctgtctctcacaaaaataaaaatcaactctCATGATGCTCCTTCTAAAAAAGTATCCTTGAGCCTCCCAAGTGTATCTCCTAGTGAGTTGAGATGCTTTTCTTCTGAATCCCAGAGCATTCTGTACCTACCTCTATGACTGCACACATCTTCCTGTGTGCTAATGCTAGCTTACTAGATTCTGCCATTAGATTAAAAGACCCTCAAGGGCCTCAACCATTTAAGTCacctctttctccacagcctaaCACAGGACCTAGTAATAAAGACATTCAATATTTGTTAGATAAACCAAATATTCCTTTTAGAGTCTTTCATTTATTCCTTGCTTACTGGTTTTAGTGAGCCTTTTTTTCTTCAGTAGAAAGATATTTAGGCAGTGTTTTTATCACCAATCCCACAAACTCCATGTGCCCCATTAATCAAATCAGACAAAATAGTTCCCTAATCTGTTTCAAGGCTGGATAGTATCATGGCCTCTACCTTCCAAATTACCCCAATTGTGTACTTATCCTGGTTTTCTCCCCAATTGCATTTATTCCTGATAGTATATTTGGTGCTAACACTTCATCCAATTTTAAGTCTAaagttcatactttttttttttttagtgagagagagaggagaagcatcaactcatagttgtggcactttagttgttcattgattgcttctcatatgtgtcgtGAACGAGGAGCTCCagctagccagtgaccccttgctcaaagccagcaaccttgggcttcaagccagtgaccatggggtcatgtcaatgttCCCATaccggtgaccccatgctcaagctggtgagcccgcactcaagccagtgacttcaaggtttaaaacctgggtcctcagtatcccaggtcgatgttctattcactgcgcttCCACTTGGTCAGGTTAAAGTTATACTTTGTTATACATGTGCCCTTTATGTATCAATCCATACTGGTTTTAGATTATAAGTATCAAATGATAAGTAACACGTCTAAATTATTCTATTTCAACAAACACAAATAGGTATAcagggactttttaaaaaaaattatagtttttaaaaacaatgtcaaGTGCTTCTTGGGGAGCAAAATAGGTTGTAGAGAGGACAGGGACATGAAATCTCCCTGTGTGCTCTGGCAGCTGAGCTATGAGTAAAGAGATAGGAAAGAACTAGGCtagagagaggcctgacctggtGGTAGTTAGAGAGGTTGCTATGCATGTCAGCAATGTCCTCACTGGATACTTCTTTGATGACCAGAGTCCGATCATAGGAGATAAGGAAGCGACCGTCACTGCCTTCACTTTCACTTGGGGGACTTCGGGTAAGGGATACCTGTTAGGGAAAGGGAATAGGCTAGCTAGAgactcttttccttcccctttatATGAAGATGCAAGTCATAGGATAATGGCCAACTGAAAGTGTCTGAATGTAGATAAAACAGTGGCATAAGAGGCTGAGCAGGGGTTCTTAATCTGGTGTCTATACATGGGCTGAAAGTGGCAGAAAACTTTTAATGTTATCTAtattctctcccacccccacccgcctCAAGACAGGGTTTGTAACTTTCACCAGATTTTTAGGTACGCCTGTGATGATGAAAAGGTAAAGAATCATACTTGCCAAGGCTCTCATTACTCCAACCATGGCTGTCACAAGGATTCCCCTGTTGTTCAGAAGAAGGAATACCTTCAGCCCATAAACTCTCACCAAGTAATCCTGGTCATCAATGCCAAATCGATCACGGAGGTTCCTGAAGACCTGGGGACAATACTCCTTGAACTTGAAATGACTAGGCAGATTTTCCCTGAAATAGGgatttttaaggtaaggaaacaAAGTAACAACactactttatatttatatagggcTTAACAGTTTATAAAGCAACTTCACATATATACCTTTTTTGATTCTCATAAAATCCTTGTAAAGTCCTTAAAAGGTATATTATGCCTATTTTATAGAAGTAGAGACTGTGGGTCAGGGTAGTTTGAGTGACCTGCTTAACTCACATGACTAGTAAATGGCTTAAGTATTCCCCATCCAAACAGCAGAATTTCCCAAATCACAAGCAAGTTAGAGACATCCTAAACTCAGCAATAGGTGCCACTTTTTAGAATTGTACCATCTGATACTAGGAGGAAGGGCTTAGAGACTCTTTTTTTTCAGGAAGTCCCCATCAGAAACGAATGGGAATGATATCCAAATGTATTTACTTTATAGAATTGCTAGGCAAGAAAAGAGATAAACTAGAACATCCATATAAGGATATAAGGaacactgaaaattattttaatgatttatttgcaTAATACTAAATTTCTGCATTGGGAAGAAGGTTAGACAATAAAACTCGTCTAACTAAAAACCTTCAACTCATTGAATCttaactattaaaattatttattcttttcttcaaagGTTGACATGAGAAGGGTGGGAATTCCCACATACCTGTGGAAAAGGTGATTGTTCACCTTGATCTTGGAACTGGCCTTAAAGTCATCTGGCAGCAGCATCACAGGAGGAGGCACCTGGCTGAGCTCATTGATCTGCTGAGCCGAAACAAGAATAGGGAGTGAGTAGGAGTATGAACTACTCATACTCTGTGTCTGGTCAAGAGTCAGAAAAGGGCAACTCAAACctcattcctttaaaaatactgCTTATCATTCACTTGACATAGGTGAGAGACTGTGTCTGACCTCTTCTGCTGCCAACTTACTGCAGTAAGCAACCCTCACACCGAACTCCTCACACTCCCACCCCTGAGGAACTTCATGCTCACAACAGTCTTTTTATATCAGGCAAATTCTATAAGCAACTCATTTTTAAAGCTGTGAGAAattctagagagaaaaaaatatcctcAGCAGACTCAAGACACTCATGACAAACAGTTCTATgctccattaaaaacaaaacaaaaagcatttttaaaagtatgagacagttaatggaactctctgaggggtcaacaacaaataaaatgaaatatccaTATCCTGCAAAAGAAACCTCCTTACAAGTAGAACCAGTCCTTCCAGACA from Saccopteryx leptura isolate mSacLep1 chromosome 2, mSacLep1_pri_phased_curated, whole genome shotgun sequence carries:
- the PIP4K2C gene encoding phosphatidylinositol 5-phosphate 4-kinase type-2 gamma isoform X4; its protein translation is MASSSAPPATVPASTAGPGQGFGFASKTKKKHFVQQKINELSQVPPPVMLLPDDFKASSKIKVNNHLFHRENLPSHFKFKEYCPQVFRNLRDRFGIDDQDYLVSLTRSPPSESEGSDGRFLISYDRTLVIKEVSSEDIADMHSNLSNYHQYIVKCHGNTLLPQFLGMYRVSVDNEDSYMLVMRNMFSHRLPVHRKYDLKGSLVSREASDKEKVKELPTLKDMDFLNKNQKVYIGEAEKKVFLEKLKRDVEFLVQLKIMDYSLLLGIHDIVRGSEPEEEEGPVREEESEGDGDCGLPGPTALVGSYGTSPEGIGGCIHSHLPLGPGEFESFIDVYAIRSAEGAPQKEVYFMGLIDILTQYDAKKKAAHAAKTVKHGAGAEISTVHPEQYAKRFLDFITNIFA
- the PIP4K2C gene encoding phosphatidylinositol 5-phosphate 4-kinase type-2 gamma isoform X3 translates to MASSSAPPATVPASTAGPGQGFGFASKTKKKHFVQQKQINELSQVPPPVMLLPDDFKASSKIKVNNHLFHRENLPSHFKFKEYCPQVFRNLRDRFGIDDQDYLVSLTRSPPSESEGSDGRFLISYDRTLVIKEVSSEDIADMHSNLSNYHQYIVKCHGNTLLPQFLGMYRVSVDNEDSYMLVMRNMFSHRLPVHRKYDLKGSLVSREASDKEKVKELPTLKDMDFLNKNQKVYIGEAEKKVFLEKLKRDVEFLVQLKIMDYSLLLGIHDIVRGSEPEEEEGPVREEESEGDGDCGLPGPTALVGSYGTSPEGIGGCIHSHLPLGPGEFESFIDVYAIRSAEGAPQKEVYFMGLIDILTQYDAKKKAAHAAKTVKHGAGAEISTVHPEQYAKRFLDFITNIFA
- the PIP4K2C gene encoding phosphatidylinositol 5-phosphate 4-kinase type-2 gamma isoform X2, with translation MASSSAPPATVPASTAGPGQGFGFASKTKKKHFVQQKVKVFRAADPLVGVFLWGVAHSINELSQVPPPVMLLPDDFKASSKIKVNNHLFHRENLPSHFKFKEYCPQVFRNLRDRFGIDDQDYLVSLTRSPPSESEGSDGRFLISYDRTLVIKEVSSEDIADMHSNLSNYHQYIVKCHGNTLLPQFLGMYRVSVDNEDSYMLVMRNMFSHRLPVHRKYDLKGSLVSREASDKEKVKELPTLKDMDFLNKNQKVYIGEAEKKVFLEKLKRDVEFLVQLKIMDYSLLLGIHDIVRGSEPEEEEGPVREEESEGDGDCGLPGPTALVGSYGTSPEGIGGCIHSHLPLGPGEFESFIDVYAIRSAEGAPQKEVYFMGLIDILTQYDAKKKAAHAAKTVKHGAGAEISTVHPEQYAKRFLDFITNIFA
- the PIP4K2C gene encoding phosphatidylinositol 5-phosphate 4-kinase type-2 gamma isoform X1, which gives rise to MASSSAPPATVPASTAGPGQGFGFASKTKKKHFVQQKVKVFRAADPLVGVFLWGVAHSQINELSQVPPPVMLLPDDFKASSKIKVNNHLFHRENLPSHFKFKEYCPQVFRNLRDRFGIDDQDYLVSLTRSPPSESEGSDGRFLISYDRTLVIKEVSSEDIADMHSNLSNYHQYIVKCHGNTLLPQFLGMYRVSVDNEDSYMLVMRNMFSHRLPVHRKYDLKGSLVSREASDKEKVKELPTLKDMDFLNKNQKVYIGEAEKKVFLEKLKRDVEFLVQLKIMDYSLLLGIHDIVRGSEPEEEEGPVREEESEGDGDCGLPGPTALVGSYGTSPEGIGGCIHSHLPLGPGEFESFIDVYAIRSAEGAPQKEVYFMGLIDILTQYDAKKKAAHAAKTVKHGAGAEISTVHPEQYAKRFLDFITNIFA
- the PIP4K2C gene encoding phosphatidylinositol 5-phosphate 4-kinase type-2 gamma isoform X5, with translation MLLPDDFKASSKIKVNNHLFHRENLPSHFKFKEYCPQVFRNLRDRFGIDDQDYLVSLTRSPPSESEGSDGRFLISYDRTLVIKEVSSEDIADMHSNLSNYHQYIVKCHGNTLLPQFLGMYRVSVDNEDSYMLVMRNMFSHRLPVHRKYDLKGSLVSREASDKEKVKELPTLKDMDFLNKNQKVYIGEAEKKVFLEKLKRDVEFLVQLKIMDYSLLLGIHDIVRGSEPEEEEGPVREEESEGDGDCGLPGPTALVGSYGTSPEGIGGCIHSHLPLGPGEFESFIDVYAIRSAEGAPQKEVYFMGLIDILTQYDAKKKAAHAAKTVKHGAGAEISTVHPEQYAKRFLDFITNIFA